TCCAGAATGCGATAAGTTTGCAAAGTTTTATCGATCTCTCTGCCCCAGCGAATGGGTATATATACTTATTAGCTTCCTTCACCTATCTTGAGATTTTTTTACAAGATGTCATGAAAACTATCTTCTTGCGTGTGTGTGTTTGTAGGTTGATAGGTGGAACGAGCAAAGAGAGAATGGAACTTTCCCTGGTCCTCTTTAAGACAACTCCTCCTGCCTCGAGAAGAATCATATATCTTCCTCTTTTGCTGTCTGCAGAGTTTCAATAAAATGTGAGAAGACTTCAACATTTTTTataatctcaatttttttttttttttttttatatataagttttgGGGGGGGATCATCTAGTTCTGATATGTTGTTCTTCCTGATCATATACGTTTCCATGGCGAGCTTCTATTTTTAGTACCGTCTAATGGTTCATACGTACTTAGTCTTCCAATCTAAATAAACATTTGAATTGATATATAATAAGTTTCATCTCATATTATTTTGGGCAGCTGCATGTTATGAATGGTGAAAGATAGTATAACCgtttttgtaagaaaataatatatcaggTATATGATGGAATATAAACATCTCTTTTGGTGGAAACAATGTAGTAGTCAGGTGCAGCCATTCGAGTTGAGTGGTTCGGTTCATAAAAGGCTTAAGCTCTTCTTTTCTTGCCATTTTTTTCcttcattatattaaaaaggGCTCTAGTCTTTATTTGAATAATTGAACCCATTAGTTAATAATAATCAACCAAAAGCTACAAACTTTGTAGTAGTACCTAAGGAGAACCTCTAGACTGGTTAACCGAGACTCACCACAGTAAATCTCACCAGCAGCTATATGTCTGTGTGTATGCTCCAATGCACCAGCCagatttttaacataatttagTTCCTAATAACTTAATAATTCGATATCCAATATATAGATagaataaacaaacaaaagataaaGAGAAAGCTGCAAGATACTGAATCTATGCTCAAAACACAAAAAGCTGCTGAAGAGAACAGTATCTTTCTGAAGTCTCACATACGAAGTTTGATTCATATCTATAGGCTTTACTTTTTACTTTTTCTAATAATACGTAGCTCTACCTTTTTGCCTTTTAACCCTAAAAGTGAATATTAGGCTTCTTGTTCTTTGATGGGTATTCATAATATGCCAATAATCATCATCTCCTTTCTTCCATGAATCCCACGTACCGCTGATTTTGTGTCCCAATATAACTATAACCCCCTCCCCCCTCCCCCCCTCCCCTCCCGTGGATTGCTATTATTATCACTCTAAATTCGTACAAAAATAATCTTTTCGTTTTGACATGCTATCTCTCGAGGCAAAAAAATTGGTCGAactttttatcttatgtttggTTTTGGAGAAAAggcttttttttatcttatgtttggTTTTGGAGAAAAGGCTTTTATTTACGTTaacttagaccatctccaacccacctctatttctatctctatattttcccctaaaatagagaaattctattatagaggtgaaaatgctccaatctaagcttctataatagagttactctatttatagaggaaaatatagagatattttattttcacctttaaatatagaggcaaaaagtaattttcctctatatttttctctaaaatagaaaaacactATTATAGAagcatacattggagcattttcacctctattatagagatctctattttagaataaaatatagagAGAGACGTACATTGGAGAAGCTCTTAcctgaaatatatatttctcaGAATAATTACAAGAAGGTTTATTTATATAGCGGGTTCGTTTATAGAGTTGTCTATTCATATGGTTCATATCTCGAGGTGAATAGTTTATGCATGTTTGTCATGGTCGGCtacatgatttttttataaagatgatcctatataaatttaatccaTAGCTTTGCATTTATTATTTTGGGTTATTAGATAAAAAAGATATTCACatttgttgttcaaaaaaaaaatattcacattCAAATCAAAAGTATGAATTACTATGACAGGGTgttgttaaaaaatttaataagaaTTCGGAGTTGTACTCGCACACTTTCAAAGTTCCAATAAGAGATTTAAAGATGCAAACCTTTTTGAAGAAAAGAGATAGATCCATAATCAATTATTACGTGTAATCAACGTTAACATGTCACATAAAAAACATTAGGCAACTGTATAGTATGACCATTAGCGGCCAATATCACCAACCTGTCgacttataaaccatttataagaAACTTCAACCCTTTTTTACAAATACATATGACATAGAATACAGGCTAAAGACAACTGATTGATTACAGATTTACAGGAGACAAAAATGCAACTTCTAAATACatttaatgaaaaaagaaacattGGAAACTAAATAATTTAAGCTAAATCATTACGACTCTTCTTGAATCCTTCGCATGATTTTATTCAAAGCTGTTGCAATGTCGTCCACGGTGGTCAGTTGGCTCCCTTCTTCGACCTGAACAacccatttttaataaaataaaagtataaataaaGATCCTTGGAAAAAGGTTAAGGCTGACAAAAcaatgtaaattttataataaattttctattttgttaAGAAACGAGATATGAAAGTCTCCTGAAACAAGTGGTGGCCTCACTTGGTTGCCCGTACACATTGCATCTACAATTCTGTGACCAGTAAATGTCCACACTACAAAGACTAGTATACTCGTGCATATAGATCGACACATATTCATGTTTGTTTTCTAGGCTGGTCCCCTGATTGTTTCATATTCTTACGGACATGCACCATTATGATActcaattaatttttaaataaatatattaaaataaatatggaaAGTGTATACATACCTTGACGCTGATGGAGTAGAGAATCGAGTTGTCCAGAGTGGTGACATTGAGATGAAGAAGAGCGAGTCTTAGGCTCTGTATCGAAGCTACAAGCTTAAGAAGCTGCTTTGGCTTCTTCTTAGCCATTATCTTGATGTTCGCGTGGCCTTCTGCCACCGTCACTTCTATCTCCGCCGGTGAAGATGAGCCTTCCGTTATTGATGATGACTTTGTCGAGTATTGAGGGAAAGAGAAGAAATCCGAGAAGGGATCCACTAACGAGCTAGTGCTAGTGTTAGCTTCGTGAGGTATGGTCGTGGTCCTATTAGGCTCCATAGATTGTAAGATGTGCTCCAATTTCTTAACGTAGTTAATGGCTCCTCCTACTATCGATGCTTGATCTCCCTATACCACAAGAATTCATTCAGAAGAAATCAGATATATAGTTGCGTGGTTCATcaaagattgaaaaaaaaatctttgaatGTTTGATAATTACATTGGCGTTTTATCACGCTATAGTTGCATACAAGTTACGATTGTTGTTTTTGTTAAGAATTATAACATCattaaccaacaaaaaaaacatcacAATATTTTCAATCATACTCTTGTCTActttttgtaatatattttttaataaaaaaagagtAGAATAATCTACTGCAAAAGAAACTACCTTACAAGAATCACTTTTTGGTCAAAAACATACTGCAAAAaggatatacacatatatatgtaGGTATACAAACGCATCCCCCTTGCCTAGAAAATGAGttttaactttcttttttgttaaatgttAAAACTCATTCTCATACTTGACCATCAAAATGAGTTTTGTCTTTTTGGTCTGAAGAAACCTCAAAAGACGCAAGAACTAAGTACTATGCCAAGAAAGTAAAACAAGGACACACATTAGAAAAACCTATGAAGCATAGTGACCAAATGATATATGTCATAAGTGTGTGGGTAATTAAAGACTCAATTACCCTTTGAGCATAAGAGGAAGGCATTAGAGAACGGAGCACGGCTAGGTACTCGTTCATCTGTTTACGGCGATTTCTCTCGACAGCGATGTGAGTCATTCTCTGGTTCTCAATCTCTTCCACGTTCTTGTTGCTTCTAgttctcctcctcttcctcctctgctGCAGAGGAGGAGGACTCTCCATATCGATGGCGGGAAGACCAAGTTCTTCTTCCAACGAAGGGAGTAAAGGGTATTGATGATAGTCTCGCCATTGACGATCTTCCTCCTTATCGTTTTCCACAAAGCTCTGTTCTTGCCCTAACTTATTCATGTTATTCTCCGTGTCTCGAGCTACTACTACCTCTTCTTGATAGTACAGATCGTGGAACATGAAATATTTGCAAGTGGAGGGGTAACCGAGTGAATCTTGCGGGTATACAACAGACTCTAAAGGCATTTTTAGCTAGAGAATGTTGAAAAGATAAAATAAGAATTATGAGAAAAACGGATTGAGAATCAAGAGAGGGAAAGAGAATGAGAGGATACACAATTTAGACGGAAAGTGTTTGTTGCTCTCTTTTTTATCTTGAGGGGGAAACAAAGGCAAAAGGGTTAAGACCCACTAAAGGAAACTAAGGTTGTAGTTAATTATATAAAGATTccttttaaattgattttagaaaatattaaactctcaaGAATAGTCACCGGCGCGGAGGAAGATAATAGAGTGAAAGAGAGTATGGAgataaaacaaatttgtatttgtttattGTGGCTCTCCCGGTTCGGTCGATGAAGAGAAGCTTTGTGAAGAGTGTTTAGAGCATCTGCATTAGCGGTTTTAGACGAGTTCATGGGTTCAATATCTTAGGTCCATAGGgaataaaagaaaatgaaaatgagtTAATTCTGATGAACCGGACCTTACGCGTGAACCCGTATGAAGCGGGTTCAAGCCATGCGTTGTGCTCTCACTGGTTTATCGATTCCGCGTTGAAGAGGAGGAAAGTAGGGCATCCTCGTTAATCGTTTCATTTTCCCTTCTCTCCAAAAATACTAGGGTTTCGCTCTGAGAGGCGATTTATCGTGCGACGACGACTCCCAGAGGTTTTCTGCATCTAATTGACGACGGACTCTCTTCTCCACGAGCTCAGGTCAGTATCGAGTAGAGTGACGGTTTTATTGGGTCGATTTTGGGTCGAAAGCCTTTTTTCGATTTTGAAATCAATTTGGGGGTTTCGAATAAGGGATCTAAATCGATATCTGGGTTTCGATAAAGGGTTGTAGCTCATGATGGTGGTTTGATTTAGGGTTCGTTTCTCTGAGATTTCAAATCGAGTTATGGGTTTCGAGTAATGGTTGTAAATCGATTTGTGGGTTTCGTTTTATGGTTTAATTCGTCAAGACGAAAAACTTTAAGGTTTCGTTTAATCATTATGTTTCGTTATTAtggtttaataattttgaattatttgacAGATGGATCCGGCAGAAGAGAGAAGACATTCAAAGAGGCAAAACAAGCACATCAACATGTTAAGGTTCGTGGCCGATTCAGAATACGGGATTCCTAGAAGGTGTCCGTGTGGTGGGAGACTCATTAATGAGGTTCGCGGGAAGGAGGACTACGACACTCTTCCTGGGAAGCGGTTCTTCACCTGCAAAAACTACGAGGTAAGTCTGCTTTTTAACCGTCTGATTATCGTTGATGTTTTCCATTATCGAAAAGACTCTGATTATTCTTTATGTTGTAACCAAGGCTGATGGGTTACATTATCGTCAGCCTTGGGTGATAGGTGTGCAGGAGGAGCTTGAAAGGCTGACAAAACGGGTGGAGGAGGCTGAGCAGGTGATGATGGGGGTGTCGAATCTCAGTAAACAGATTGAGACACTTGAGGTATGTGAACATTG
The window above is part of the Brassica napus cultivar Da-Ae chromosome C8, Da-Ae, whole genome shotgun sequence genome. Proteins encoded here:
- the LOC106425951 gene encoding uncharacterized protein LOC106425951 isoform X2, which encodes MDPAEERRHSKRQNKHINMLRFVADSEYGIPRRCPCGGRLINEVRGKEDYDTLPGKRFFTCKNYEADGLHYRQPWVIGVQEELERLTKRVEEAEQVMMGVSNLSKQIETLEEEVKILSRQVDYLTVQVDTLEKVCFD
- the LOC106425890 gene encoding transcription factor bHLH94-like; amino-acid sequence: MPLESVVYPQDSLGYPSTCKYFMFHDLYYQEEVVVARDTENNMNKLGQEQSFVENDKEEDRQWRDYHQYPLLPSLEEELGLPAIDMESPPPLQQRRKRRRTRSNKNVEEIENQRMTHIAVERNRRKQMNEYLAVLRSLMPSSYAQRGDQASIVGGAINYVKKLEHILQSMEPNRTTTIPHEANTSTSSLVDPFSDFFSFPQYSTKSSSITEGSSSPAEIEVTVAEGHANIKIMAKKKPKQLLKLVASIQSLRLALLHLNVTTLDNSILYSISVKVEEGSQLTTVDDIATALNKIMRRIQEES